The following proteins come from a genomic window of Nicotiana tomentosiformis chromosome 12, ASM39032v3, whole genome shotgun sequence:
- the LOC104105501 gene encoding 14 kDa proline-rich protein DC2.15-like — MASNKVFSTLALFLTFNLIFFTFVSGCGTCPKPKPPPKPKPSCPPTPYVPKKETCPIDTLKLGVCANVLGLVNVVVGSPPVKPCCSLISGLADVEAALCLCTAIKANVLGINLNVPISLSLLLNVCSKNVPSGFQCPN, encoded by the coding sequence atggcttccaACAAGGTTTTCTCTACTCTTGCTCTTTTCCTTACCTTTAACCTAATTTTCTTCACATTTGTTTCTGGTTGTGGAACTTGTCCTAAACCAAAACCACCCCCAAAACCAAAGCCTTCTTGTCCTCCAACTCCATATGTTCCAAAAAAGGAAACTTGCCCAATTGATACACTAAAATTAGGTGTTTGTGCTAATGTTCTTGGATTGGTTAATGTTGTTGTTGGTTCACCACCTGTGAAACCTTGTTGTAGTCTTATTTCAGGACTTGCTGATGTTGAAGCTGCTCTTTGTCTTTGTACTGCTATTAAGGCTAATGTTTTAGGCATTAATCTTAATGTACCTATCTCATTGAGTTTGCTTCTTAATGTTTGCTCCAAAAATGTCCCTTCTGGCTTCCAATGTCCTAATTAA